Proteins from a single region of Lysinibacillus sp. JNUCC-52:
- the chrR gene encoding class II chromate reductase ChrR (The defining protein previously, in error, was in a different rule for naming class I chromate reductases.): MVKELLRNHSSVRIYDGNPISKEIVEDLIATAQMAATSHFVQAYSVIWVTDEEKKEKLGLLSGNPRQYETAGGAFVFCVDFKRLQMAGKLEGVDIVADSAENVLVGVADVALFAQNFVIAAESMGYGICYIGGVRNKPEEISELFNLPDYVFPLFGLTIGVPARRNEVKPRLPVAAILHENGYDTAKYEELLPAYNETMEAYYNSRSSNRKIDNWTKQMADFLVEQRRPHINSFLAQKGFNWK, encoded by the coding sequence ATGGTTAAAGAATTATTACGTAACCACTCTTCGGTTCGTATTTATGATGGAAATCCTATATCTAAGGAAATCGTTGAAGATTTAATTGCTACTGCCCAGATGGCAGCAACTTCTCACTTTGTACAAGCATATAGCGTAATTTGGGTTACAGACGAGGAGAAAAAAGAAAAACTAGGTTTACTTTCAGGAAATCCACGTCAATACGAAACCGCTGGTGGTGCTTTTGTATTTTGTGTAGACTTTAAACGACTACAAATGGCTGGCAAATTAGAGGGCGTTGATATCGTTGCAGATTCGGCTGAAAACGTTCTAGTAGGTGTCGCAGATGTCGCATTATTTGCGCAAAATTTTGTTATTGCAGCTGAATCTATGGGATATGGTATTTGTTATATAGGCGGTGTACGTAATAAGCCAGAAGAAATAAGTGAATTATTTAATCTACCTGATTATGTCTTCCCATTGTTCGGTTTAACAATTGGCGTTCCAGCTCGACGCAATGAGGTGAAGCCTCGTTTACCAGTTGCTGCTATACTCCATGAAAATGGATATGATACAGCAAAATATGAGGAACTGTTACCTGCTTACAATGAAACTATGGAAGCATATTACAATAGTCGCTCCTCAAATCGTAAAATTGACAATTGGACAAAGCAAATGGCTGATTTTTTAGTAGAACAGCGTCGTCCACACATCAATAGCTTCCTAGCACAAAAAGGATTTAATTGGAAATAA